In Helicoverpa zea isolate HzStark_Cry1AcR chromosome 3, ilHelZeax1.1, whole genome shotgun sequence, the following proteins share a genomic window:
- the LOC124645868 gene encoding uncharacterized protein LOC124645868, with protein MNPMDQLDSQPFFIEEESSQYLGESRKRRQEYCDDENQSQSLLIPKKRVINASDTFNINTQFEKEDEKNSSDSDEKMKCGEDSKPEEETTSNVKQCVFCIFDKELDKRNYYFGNLLIGELQFLPPCMRSEAYINILKYIDALKHQHRDKSNK; from the exons Atga atcCTATGGACCAATTAGATAGTCAGCCATTTTTTATTGAAGAAGAAAGCTCTCAATATCTAG GTGAATCACGAAAAAGAAGACAGGAATATTGTGATGATGAAAATCAATCCCAATCATTGCTAATACCTAAAAAACGTGTTATCAACGCATCTGACACGTTTAACATAAACACCCAATTTGAGAAAGAGGATGAAAAAAATAGTTCTGATAGTGACGAAAAGATGAAGTGTGGTGAAGATTCTAAACCAGAAGAAGAAACTACTTCAAATGTCAAACAAtgtgttttttgtatatttgataAGGAACTAGATAAACGAAActattattttggaaatttgTTAATAGGTGAATTACAATTTTTGCCACCATGTATGCGCTCTGAAGCATAcatcaatattttaaagtatataGATGCTTTAAAACATCAACACCGtgataaatcaaacaaataa